The Apium graveolens cultivar Ventura unplaced genomic scaffold, ASM990537v1 ctg1624, whole genome shotgun sequence genome includes a region encoding these proteins:
- the LOC141699998 gene encoding uncharacterized protein LOC141699998, which produces MKNSENIGEFVTHLKTVTNEMKRNGESLGDVWVMEKLLRSLTRKFDYVVTSIEESKDLSTISIDELALQSKVSIGDSSGGSSSVHGRGGFKGGYRGGRGRGRQSFNRSQNSEGYQPSGCSQNFRGRGRGGFQRGDKSQFQCYNCNKFGHFSYECRAPKVEERSHFATVKEDKDVGTDIFLTYKGDEEGNKNVWYLDSGASNHMSGHKDLFTEIDETVTGEVTFGDSSKIPIKGKCTITIMTKNG; this is translated from the exons ATGAAGAATTcagaaaatattggtgaatttgttacgCATTTGAAAACAGTGACAAATGAGATGAAAAGAAATGGTGAAAGTCTCGGCGATGTTTGGGTGATGGAAAAATTACTCCGTTCGTTGACAAGGAAATTTGATTACGTTGTTACTTCTATCGAGGAGTCAAAGGATTTGTCCACAATTTCTATTGATGAGCTC GCGTTGCAAAGTAAAGTTTCCATTGGCGACAGTTCTGGAGGTAGCAGTTCTGTACATGGAAGAGGTGGTTTTAAAGGTGGCTACCGAGGTGGACGAGGACGTGGAAGGCAGTCCTTCAATAGAAGCCAGAATTCTGAAGGTTATCAACCATCTGGTTGTAGTCAAAACTTCAGAGGCCGAGGAAGAGGTGGATTTCAACGAGGTGACAAATCTCAATTTCAATGTTATAATTGCAATAAATTTGGTCACTTCAGTTACGAGTGTAGAGCACCAAAAGTGGAAGAAAGGAGTCATTTTGCTACAGTAAAAGAAGACAAAGATGTTGGCACTGATATATTTCTCACTTATAAAGGAGACGAGGAAGGCAATAAGAACGTTTGGTATCTTGATTCCGGTGCGAGCAATCACATGTCTGGCCACAAGGATTTATTTACGGAGATAGACGAGACCGTCACAGGAGAAGTTACTTTTGGCGATTCTTCAAAGATACCAATCAAAGGGAAATGTACAATTACGATTATGACAAAGAATGGTTAG